A region of Natribaculum luteum DNA encodes the following proteins:
- a CDS encoding universal stress protein, which produces MDILVALDDSEPAWDALEYALSEYPAADLTLLHVVNPYDVGYGEAAHFGAGTVVDEKCDEADELFETASERAADHEGSVTTETVVGAPAREVVDYAAENAIDHVIVGSHGRSGVSRVLLGSVAETVTRRAPVPVTVVR; this is translated from the coding sequence ATGGACATTCTCGTGGCCCTAGACGATTCCGAACCCGCCTGGGACGCACTCGAGTACGCGCTGTCGGAATACCCTGCCGCCGACCTCACGCTCTTGCACGTGGTCAACCCGTACGACGTCGGGTACGGGGAGGCCGCACACTTCGGCGCTGGGACCGTCGTCGACGAGAAGTGCGACGAAGCCGACGAACTGTTCGAGACGGCGAGCGAGCGCGCGGCCGACCACGAGGGATCGGTGACGACCGAGACCGTCGTCGGCGCACCCGCACGCGAGGTCGTCGACTACGCCGCGGAAAACGCGATCGATCACGTGATCGTCGGGAGCCACGGCCGCTCGGGCGTCTCGCGGGTACTGCTCGGGAGCGTCGCGGAGACGGTCACCCGACGAGCGCCCGTTCCCGTCACGGTCGTTCGCTGA
- a CDS encoding CBS domain-containing protein produces the protein MPIENLARSDVVTAKADDPVQDLATMMDEEEIGSVVITDGEEPVGIVTDRDLAVQVVAQGADPADHTAEDVMSSDLYTIEPDAGFYQATEMMSDHGIRRLPVVDSNGELDGIITVDDLNELLADEHQELAGVIREQRPPY, from the coding sequence ATGCCAATCGAAAACCTCGCACGGAGCGACGTCGTTACGGCAAAAGCCGACGACCCAGTTCAGGACCTCGCGACGATGATGGACGAAGAGGAGATAGGAAGCGTCGTGATAACTGACGGTGAAGAACCCGTCGGTATCGTGACCGACCGCGATCTGGCGGTGCAAGTGGTCGCCCAGGGGGCAGACCCGGCCGATCACACTGCCGAAGACGTGATGTCGTCGGATCTGTACACGATCGAACCCGACGCGGGCTTCTACCAGGCGACCGAGATGATGAGCGACCACGGGATCCGCCGACTGCCCGTCGTCGATTCGAACGGCGAACTGGACGGGATCATCACGGTCGACGACCTCAACGAACTGCTGGCCGACGAACACCAGGAACTCGCGGGCGTCATTCGGGAACAGCGACCGCCCTACTGA